In a genomic window of Thiolapillus brandeum:
- a CDS encoding response regulator transcription factor, translating to MTKILVIEDDQDIAFLVAMHLRDHGSEVAICHDGQEGLKKACSGEYELIILDLMLPGIDGLEICRQVRAMEHYTPILMLTARNSEMDRVLGLEIGADDYLSKPFSVRELVARTRAICRRMSALKNHADSPPGVLKINGLEIDYGGRLVRLEDVPLDLTAREFDLLWHFAEHPGQVFSRCQLLDAVWGYSHEGYEHTVNSHINRLRAKIERDPSHPEFILTVWGVGYKFTSPQGARS from the coding sequence ATGACAAAAATACTCGTAATCGAAGATGATCAGGACATTGCATTCCTGGTCGCCATGCACCTTCGGGATCATGGTTCCGAGGTGGCGATCTGCCATGACGGACAGGAGGGCCTGAAAAAGGCCTGCTCGGGTGAGTATGAACTCATCATTCTCGACCTGATGCTGCCGGGCATCGACGGACTGGAAATCTGCCGCCAGGTGCGCGCCATGGAGCACTATACTCCCATCCTCATGCTTACCGCCCGAAACTCGGAAATGGACCGGGTGCTGGGGCTGGAAATCGGCGCAGACGACTACCTGAGCAAACCCTTCAGCGTGCGTGAGCTGGTGGCTCGGACGCGGGCCATCTGCCGACGCATGTCTGCCCTGAAGAACCATGCAGACTCACCCCCCGGTGTGCTGAAGATCAACGGCCTGGAAATCGATTACGGTGGCCGCCTGGTGAGGCTGGAAGACGTGCCCCTGGATCTGACCGCCCGGGAATTCGATTTGCTGTGGCATTTCGCAGAGCATCCCGGCCAGGTATTCAGCCGCTGCCAACTCCTGGATGCCGTATGGGGCTACAGCCACGAAGGCTACGAACACACGGTCAATTCCCACATCAACCGCCTGCGGGCGAAGATCGAAAGAGACCCCTCCCACCCGGAGTTCATTCTTACCGTATGGGGGGTGGGTTACAAGTTCACCTCCCCCCAGGGAGCCCGATCATGA
- a CDS encoding phosphohexomutase domain-containing protein: MEKITCFKAYDVRGRIPDQLNEDIAYRIGRAYAAFLQPKTVVVGEDIRLSSPGLRAALVKGLIDSGVDVKELGLCGTEIVYFATDHYGYDGGIMVTASHNPMDYNGLKFVREGSRPISADTGLQDIRELAEKNEFTDADRKGTVESIDWKDDYIQALLRYVDRDKLKPLKIVANPGNGGAGPIIDLLEEHLPFEFVRINFEPDGTFPNGIPNPILPENRQATIDAVLEYKADFGIAWDGDYDRCFLFDETGRFIEGYYIVGLLAEAFLAKHPGAKIIYDPRVIWNTIDIVESAGGIPIQSVSGHAFIKQRMREEDAIYGGEMSAHHYFRDFAYCDSGQIPWLLVAELISVKGRSLSSMLDERIAKFPTSGEINFKVKDAAEAVKAVEEKYLPSAKSVDRTDGLSLEYDNWRFNLRASNTEPVLRLNLETRGDPQLMKEKTEEISALLNSMAG, from the coding sequence ATGGAAAAGATAACCTGTTTCAAGGCCTATGATGTACGTGGCCGGATTCCCGATCAGCTCAATGAAGACATCGCTTACCGCATAGGCCGGGCCTACGCGGCGTTCCTTCAACCGAAAACGGTTGTGGTGGGGGAGGATATCCGGCTTTCCAGTCCAGGTCTGCGCGCTGCCCTGGTGAAAGGGCTGATCGACAGCGGTGTGGATGTGAAGGAACTGGGGCTGTGCGGCACTGAAATCGTGTATTTCGCCACGGATCACTACGGCTACGATGGCGGCATCATGGTGACGGCCAGCCACAACCCCATGGATTACAATGGCCTGAAGTTCGTACGCGAGGGCTCCCGCCCCATCAGCGCGGATACCGGCCTGCAGGATATTCGCGAGCTGGCCGAGAAGAATGAATTTACCGATGCTGACCGGAAAGGCACGGTGGAAAGCATCGATTGGAAAGACGATTACATCCAGGCGTTGCTCCGTTATGTGGACCGGGACAAGCTCAAACCCCTCAAGATCGTGGCCAATCCCGGCAATGGTGGCGCCGGTCCCATCATTGATCTGCTGGAAGAACATCTGCCTTTCGAGTTCGTGCGTATCAATTTCGAGCCGGATGGCACCTTTCCCAACGGCATTCCCAATCCCATTCTGCCGGAGAACCGCCAGGCGACCATCGATGCGGTGCTGGAATACAAGGCGGATTTCGGTATTGCCTGGGATGGCGACTATGACCGCTGCTTCCTGTTCGATGAAACCGGGCGCTTCATCGAAGGCTACTATATCGTCGGTCTGCTGGCGGAGGCTTTTCTGGCCAAGCATCCCGGCGCCAAGATCATCTATGATCCCCGGGTCATCTGGAACACCATCGACATCGTGGAATCCGCAGGGGGCATTCCCATCCAGAGCGTTTCCGGTCATGCCTTCATCAAGCAGCGTATGCGGGAAGAGGATGCCATCTATGGGGGAGAGATGAGTGCACACCATTATTTCCGGGATTTTGCCTACTGCGACAGTGGACAGATCCCCTGGCTGCTGGTGGCTGAGCTGATCAGTGTCAAAGGACGCAGCCTCAGCAGCATGCTGGATGAGCGTATCGCCAAATTCCCCACCAGTGGCGAGATCAACTTCAAGGTGAAGGATGCTGCCGAGGCAGTAAAAGCCGTGGAAGAGAAATACCTGCCTTCCGCCAAGAGCGTGGACCGCACCGATGGCCTGTCCCTGGAGTATGACAACTGGCGTTTCAACCTGCGTGCCTCCAATACCGAGCCCGTGTTGCGTCTCAACCTGGAGACCCGGGGCGACCCGCAGCTCATGAAAGAAAAGACTGAGGAGATCAGCGCTCTGCTGAATAGCATGGCGGGCTGA
- a CDS encoding YpsA SLOG family protein: MFRRALNCGRLTGGTAYTQRVARQLGRPCLVVSLDDCPDPEWVRDWLAKQVIRVLNVLGPRESKCLGIYDQSRDFLRVMRTMA; encoded by the coding sequence ATTTTCCGGAGAGCTCTCAACTGTGGCCGACTCACCGGGGGCACTGCCTATACGCAAAGGGTGGCGCGGCAACTGGGTCGGCCTTGCCTGGTCGTGAGCCTGGATGACTGCCCGGATCCCGAATGGGTGAGGGATTGGTTGGCGAAGCAGGTGATTCGGGTTCTCAATGTGTTAGGGCCGCGGGAAAGCAAATGCCTTGGTATCTATGACCAGTCCAGAGATTTTCTCCGGGTAATGCGGACTATGGCGTAG